A single region of the Desulfovibrio sp. genome encodes:
- a CDS encoding methyltransferase domain-containing protein: MHTDEPFYSARQLFPRGLDQPEGSLRFGADALLLAAFAARHVENLNESRQAHLTAAELGCGCGAALLGLALRCVGITGLGLDREGPLVQAATTNAARLGLTDRLRFVEADLADRKRLSELAGTTGGSHAGKFDLVLANPPYGVTGRPSPRHMRERALRGALCEESREYVLQLFCRAAAALLRHQGCFCCIYDAPALPQLCAALSDAGLGLRLLLPVRTHSAKPALRILALARKHAAHETVIETPLMLHTGASTNDNPGTSKLTCGGKDGPLWSEQALRFCPWLA, encoded by the coding sequence ATGCACACGGATGAACCTTTTTACAGCGCCCGTCAGCTTTTTCCACGCGGGCTTGACCAGCCGGAGGGCAGTCTGCGTTTTGGCGCGGATGCCCTCCTGCTGGCTGCCTTTGCCGCGCGGCATGTGGAAAACCTGAACGAGTCACGTCAGGCGCATCTCACTGCAGCAGAACTTGGCTGCGGCTGCGGGGCCGCCCTGCTTGGGCTGGCCTTGCGTTGCGTTGGCATTACCGGGCTGGGGCTGGACAGAGAAGGGCCGCTCGTACAGGCCGCTACGACCAATGCCGCGCGCCTTGGCTTGACAGACAGGCTGCGCTTTGTCGAAGCTGATCTGGCCGACAGAAAACGCTTGTCAGAGCTGGCAGGCACAACAGGCGGCAGCCATGCCGGAAAGTTTGATCTGGTTCTGGCAAATCCGCCCTATGGAGTTACCGGGCGGCCCTCGCCCCGCCATATGCGGGAACGAGCGCTGCGTGGCGCACTGTGCGAGGAAAGCCGGGAATATGTGCTCCAGCTATTCTGCCGCGCTGCGGCAGCGCTGCTGAGGCATCAGGGCTGTTTTTGCTGTATCTATGACGCTCCGGCCTTGCCGCAATTGTGCGCAGCCTTGAGCGATGCTGGCCTTGGGCTACGCCTCCTGCTGCCAGTGAGAACGCACAGCGCAAAACCCGCCTTGCGGATTCTGGCTCTGGCCCGCAAGCATGCCGCGCACGAAACCGTGATTGAAACACCGCTGATGCTGCACACCGGGGCATCCACCAATGACAACCCAGGAACCAGCAAGCTCACATGTGGCGGCAAGGACGGGCCTCTATGGTCTGAGCAAGCCTTGCGCTTCTGCCCCTGGCTGGCCTGA
- a CDS encoding U32 family peptidase — MNDTFSTSADHLNISAPTPARPEILAPAGDSPSFLAALAAGADAIYLGLKHFSARMQAENFGLTELSRLTDLAHAENARVYVAMNTLVKPNEPAQAYRLAARLARQVRPDGLIVQDLAMLDLARQAGFEGGLFLSTLANLTHPESLLQAKKLGADRVILPRELSIDEIRTMGEACPEGLDLECFVHGALCYCVSGRCYWSSYMGGKSGLRGRCVQPCRRVYRQGGPAAIALVRNAEREEQDRMRQEQSRMDIARKNRNGRDGRDGRDAKAGRGRPDDRRNESFDAPRRPSSRGQVRGKEHNGRWFSCLDLSLDVLAKTLLNIPHLVSWKIEGRKKGPHYVYHVVTAYRMLRDNPGDAQARKAAEEILQMSLGRPSSRARFLPQKDHTIPTTPDGQTSSGLLAGKIRIEPEGGVSLKPFFELLPQDYLRVGVEDERWHATMPVTRRIPKGGSLTLRLPKHKTPKAGTPVFLIDRREPELMRIIKSWQARLEAMPSRPSKAVESDPRLPKPIKAKTRPDMYVRSSVPHGKETRTGRSQLQALWLSARSAELSRTVAPRMCWWLPPVIWPDEEEIIRRSIGRLWRDGARHFVCNAPWQRGLFPEQLEENADLLAGPFCNAANASALGILASMGFSGAFVSPELAQEDMLALPAQSPLPLGVVLSGYWPVGISRFGLLGVKPNEPFLSPMGEPFWARQYGGNIWIYPGWPLDITAKRQELLSAGYGFFAHMQENPPASVPEMRRKSLFNWEGDLL; from the coding sequence ATGAACGACACTTTCTCCACTTCTGCGGATCATTTGAACATATCCGCCCCCACGCCCGCCCGGCCGGAAATTCTGGCTCCGGCGGGCGACTCGCCTTCATTCCTGGCCGCTCTTGCCGCCGGGGCAGACGCCATCTATCTGGGCCTCAAGCATTTTTCTGCCCGCATGCAGGCAGAAAACTTTGGACTGACGGAACTTTCGCGCCTGACAGACCTTGCCCATGCGGAAAACGCCCGCGTTTACGTGGCCATGAATACGCTGGTCAAGCCCAACGAGCCAGCTCAGGCCTATCGGCTGGCGGCGCGCCTTGCCCGTCAGGTCAGGCCCGACGGCCTTATCGTGCAGGATCTGGCAATGCTGGATCTGGCGCGTCAGGCTGGCTTTGAGGGCGGGCTTTTTCTTTCCACCCTTGCCAACCTTACCCATCCGGAAAGCCTGTTGCAGGCAAAAAAACTCGGCGCCGACCGCGTTATCCTGCCGCGCGAGCTTTCCATTGATGAAATCCGCACCATGGGCGAGGCCTGCCCCGAAGGCCTTGACCTTGAATGTTTTGTGCACGGCGCGCTGTGCTACTGCGTGTCTGGCCGTTGCTACTGGTCGAGCTACATGGGCGGCAAAAGTGGCCTGCGTGGGCGCTGCGTGCAGCCCTGCCGCCGCGTGTACCGCCAGGGCGGCCCTGCGGCCATTGCCCTTGTGCGCAATGCGGAACGCGAGGAGCAGGATCGCATGCGCCAGGAACAGTCGCGCATGGACATTGCCCGCAAGAACCGCAATGGACGGGATGGCCGCGATGGGCGTGACGCCAAGGCCGGACGCGGCAGGCCGGACGACCGCAGAAATGAATCCTTTGACGCGCCACGCCGCCCAAGTTCCCGCGGGCAGGTTCGCGGCAAGGAACACAACGGGCGCTGGTTCTCCTGCCTCGACCTTTCGCTGGACGTGCTGGCAAAAACCCTGCTGAACATCCCCCACCTTGTGTCGTGGAAGATCGAAGGCCGCAAAAAAGGCCCGCACTACGTATATCACGTGGTTACGGCCTACCGCATGCTGCGCGACAACCCCGGCGATGCGCAGGCCCGCAAGGCTGCGGAAGAAATTTTGCAGATGTCGCTGGGGCGGCCCTCATCACGCGCGCGCTTTTTGCCGCAGAAGGATCACACCATCCCCACCACGCCGGACGGTCAGACCAGTTCCGGCCTGCTGGCGGGCAAGATTCGTATCGAGCCTGAAGGCGGCGTGTCGCTCAAACCCTTCTTTGAACTGCTGCCGCAGGATTACCTGCGCGTGGGCGTTGAAGACGAGCGCTGGCATGCCACCATGCCCGTAACCCGGCGCATTCCCAAGGGCGGCAGTCTTACCCTGCGCCTGCCCAAGCACAAGACGCCCAAGGCGGGCACGCCGGTCTTTCTTATTGACCGGCGCGAACCGGAACTCATGCGTATCATCAAAAGCTGGCAGGCGCGCCTTGAGGCCATGCCCTCCCGCCCCAGCAAGGCAGTGGAAAGCGACCCGCGTCTGCCCAAGCCCATCAAGGCCAAAACACGGCCCGACATGTACGTGCGCTCAAGCGTGCCCCACGGCAAGGAGACCCGCACAGGCCGAAGCCAGTTGCAGGCCCTCTGGCTTTCGGCGCGCAGCGCCGAACTTTCGCGCACGGTTGCCCCGCGCATGTGCTGGTGGCTGCCGCCGGTTATCTGGCCTGACGAAGAGGAAATCATCCGCCGCTCCATCGGGCGGCTGTGGCGCGACGGGGCGCGGCATTTTGTGTGCAACGCTCCGTGGCAACGCGGATTGTTCCCAGAACAGCTTGAGGAAAACGCCGACCTGCTGGCCGGGCCTTTCTGCAACGCGGCTAATGCCTCTGCCCTTGGCATACTTGCCAGTATGGGATTTTCGGGCGCTTTTGTAAGCCCTGAACTGGCGCAGGAGGACATGCTGGCCCTGCCCGCGCAAAGCCCCCTGCCACTTGGCGTGGTGCTTTCCGGCTACTGGCCCGTGGGCATCAGCCGTTTCGGCCTGCTGGGCGTCAAACCCAACGAGCCATTCCTCAGCCCCATGGGCGAACCCTTCTGGGCGCGGCAGTACGGCGGCAACATCTGGATTTATCCCGGCTGGCCGCTGGATATCACCGCCAAAAGGCAGGAACTGCTCTCGGCGGGATACGGATTCTTTGCGCACATGCAGGAAAATCCGCCTGCCTCTGTGCCTGAAATGCGGCGCAAGAGCCTGTTCAACTGGGAAGGGGATCTGCTGTAA
- a CDS encoding NAD-dependent epimerase, with amino-acid sequence MHVLVTGAAGFIGYHLSQRLLADGHSVVGVDNCNDYYDVQLKKDRLAQLAAMPEAQRFRFELLDMADGPAMAALFAREGFTHVVNLAGQAGVRYSLQNPESYLNANLLGFGHILEGCRQNKVGHLLFASSSSVYGMNTARPYSVHHNVDHPVSLYAATKKSNELMAHSYSHLFRVPCTGLRFFTVYGPWGRPDMALHLFTSAIVRGEPIKVFNEGRMRRDFTYIDDIIEGVVRLLPLAPQPDPDFDPANPNPASSSAPWRIYNIGNNHTVELNDFISTLEDALGMKARKELLPMQPGDVESTWANIDDLTAATGFAPSMPLSEGIARFVAWYKEYYKI; translated from the coding sequence ATGCATGTTCTGGTAACAGGCGCAGCGGGCTTTATTGGATACCATCTTTCCCAACGGCTTCTGGCCGATGGGCACAGCGTGGTGGGCGTTGATAATTGCAACGACTATTACGATGTGCAACTAAAAAAAGACCGTCTGGCCCAACTTGCCGCCATGCCGGAGGCGCAGCGCTTCCGCTTTGAACTTCTGGACATGGCAGATGGCCCGGCAATGGCCGCCCTGTTTGCCCGCGAAGGCTTTACCCATGTGGTCAACCTTGCGGGGCAGGCTGGCGTGCGCTACAGCCTCCAGAACCCGGAATCGTACCTCAATGCCAACCTGCTGGGCTTTGGGCATATTCTTGAAGGCTGCCGCCAGAACAAGGTGGGGCATCTGCTTTTTGCCTCGTCTTCTTCCGTGTATGGCATGAACACTGCACGGCCCTACAGTGTGCACCATAACGTTGACCACCCAGTCAGCCTCTACGCCGCCACCAAGAAAAGCAACGAACTGATGGCCCATTCCTACAGCCATCTGTTCCGGGTCCCCTGCACGGGATTGCGCTTTTTTACCGTATACGGCCCCTGGGGCAGGCCCGACATGGCCTTGCACCTGTTCACCTCCGCCATTGTGCGCGGCGAACCCATCAAGGTGTTCAACGAAGGGCGCATGCGCCGCGACTTTACCTATATCGACGACATCATTGAAGGCGTGGTGCGCCTGCTGCCGCTGGCCCCACAGCCCGACCCGGACTTTGACCCCGCAAATCCCAACCCCGCCAGCAGCTCCGCGCCCTGGCGCATCTACAACATAGGCAACAACCATACGGTGGAACTCAACGATTTCATCAGCACCCTTGAAGACGCCCTTGGCATGAAGGCCCGTAAGGAACTTCTGCCCATGCAACCGGGCGATGTTGAATCCACCTGGGCCAATATTGACGACCTCACCGCCGCCACCGGCTTTGCCCCTTCCATGCCTCTCAGCGAGGGTATAGCCCGCTTTGTGGCCTGGTACAAAGAGTATTATAAAATATGA